Proteins encoded within one genomic window of Episyrphus balteatus chromosome 1, idEpiBalt1.1, whole genome shotgun sequence:
- the LOC129921306 gene encoding S-adenosylmethionine mitochondrial carrier protein homolog, which translates to METESPTLLSTDVNFHFFSTLISGAVAGAIVDVALFPIDTVKTRLQSENGFWRSGGFKGIYKGLAPAAAGSAPTAALFFCTYEGCKKYLSSVTGQTNSPYVHMVSASFAEVVACIIRVPVEIAKQRRQALVHKVDKTALQILWTAYKTEGVRRGLYRGFGTTICREIPFSLIQFPLWEFLKLNWSSFTGLPLTPVSVAICGAIAGGISAAATTPLDVAKTRIMLADEASGRKLGMTRVLKLVYKEKGFGGLISGIVPRVMWITLGGAIFFGFYDLTSRILKFENT; encoded by the exons ATGGAAACTGAAAGTCCAACCCTGTTGTCAACTGATGTAAACTTCCATTTCTTCAGTACTCTAATT TCAGGTGCTGTAGCTGGAGCCATAGTTGATGTTGCTCTATTTCCAATAGACACTGTCAAAACACGACTTCAGAGTGAGAATGGATTTTGGAGGTCCGGCGGTTTTAAGGGTATTTATAAGGGACTTGCTCCAGCAGCAGCAGGAAGTGCTCCAACTGCTGCTTTATTCTTTTGTACCTACGAAGGTTGTAAGAAATATCTTAGCTCAGTAACTGGCCAAACAAATTCACCATATGTTCATATGGTGTCTGCTTCGTTTGCCGAAGTG gttgCATGTATAATTAGAGTACCTGTCGAAATAGCTAAGCAACGCCGTCAGGCACTTGTCCACAAAGTCGACAAGACTGCTTTACAAATCCTTTGGACAGCTTATAAAACTGAAGGAGTACGAAGAGGTCTTTATCGAGGATTCGGTACGACAATTTGTCGTGAAATACCTTTCTCACTTATACAATTTCCATTGTGGGAGTTTCTTAAATTGAATTGGTCCAGTTTCACGGGTCTACCATTAACACCGGTATCAGTTGCAATATGCGGAGCTATTGCTGGAGGCATATCGGCTGCAGCTACAACACCATTAGATGTAGCTAAAACTAGAATAATGCTTGCTGATGAGGCAAGTGGGCGAAAACTTGGAATGACAAGGGTTTTGAAACTCGTTTACAAAGAAAAAGGTTTTGGAGG GTTGATTTCGGGAATAGTACCAAGAGTGATGTGGATAACTTTGGGTGGTGCAATATTTTTTGGATTCTATGATTTAACATCGAGAATTCTTAAATTCGAAAACACATAG
- the LOC129905863 gene encoding protein mushroom body miniature — protein sequence MTRKNRGGSGGGGGQPKSYPLDKNERREHFKKIQMEKNMRRNQDRDHGRNSDERRHRSRDNGPPPPRNRMTSFRGFSNNDNNHGNNHNHSHGYIDNRGHHQFGSSNYNANIGPNEIGYRYEDINQADNRGPVPLMSVPLQTPPLIQQQQQQPVPNVKAEKATPQQQIESPKPSTSLPKAVPTTPVSSKKSNEPMIDVKSIKKEKPDPIPTPTEPKKVVKKKAPSSSSSSSSSSSSSDSSSSDEEAPPMPKPMKTNNVKKKEPENDVVCLGKQSNFESLVDDDDDEKVCVVCKSQDHSSEKCTTKCTKCSHSSYSTQIVCNGCGEAYPPKPNVPQPPNPFVMFMQFMQFCMSQYTDFNNPEMFQPIPGPAPVQGCTKSVEITRQDIAESTKRQRKKSKSKAKNKKKRKSEKSSDSDSDSDSSAKEQVSVKKRKEMDTQSMTSQPQQQQQPMPHFPMGMFPSNVPFGSGFNSPGYNPMLAFTQMMSGMNSSAMNFQR from the exons ATGACTAGAAAAAACCGAGGCGGAAGTGGAGGTGGAGGCGGACAGCCCAAATCTTATCCgttagataaaaatgaaagaagaGAACACTTTAAAAAGATCCAAATGGAAAAGAATATGAGAAGAAATCAAGATAGAGACCATGGCCGGAATTCTGATGAACGAAGGCATCGAAGCCGCGATAATGGTCCTCCTCCTCCTCGAAATAGAATGACTAGTTTTCGTGGTTTTTCCAACAACGATAACAATCATGGCAATAATCATAACCATTCCCATGGTTACATTGATAATAGAGGGCATCATCAATTTGGTTCTTCAAATTACAATGCAAATATAGGACCAAATGAAATTGGTTACAGATATGAAGATATAAACCAAGCAGATAATAGAGGACCTGTACCTTTAATGTCAGTTCCTTTGCAGACTCCTCCTCttatacaacaacaacagcaacaacctGTTCCTAATGTAAAAGCTGAGAAAGCTACACCTCAGCAACAAATTGAGTCTCCGAAACCAAGCACAAGTTTGCCAAAGGCAGTGCCAACAACACCGGTGTCATCTAAAAAATCCAATGAACCAATGATTGAtgttaaatcaataaaaaaggAGAAGCCAGATCCTATTCCAACTCCAACTGAACCCAAGAAAGTGGTTAAGAAAAAAGCACCTTCttcttcgtcatcatcatcctcTTCTTCATCGAGCTCAGATTCTAGTTCAAGTGACGAAGAAGCACCTCCAATGCCTAAACCTATGAAAACTAATAACGTCAAAAAGAAGGAACCAGAAAATGATGTTGTTTGTTTGGGGAAACAAAGCAATTTTGAAAGTCTagtcgatgatgatgatgatgaaaaggTGTGTGTGGTTTGCAAGTCCCAG gacCATTCATCTGAAAAGTGCACAACAAAGTGCACAAAATGCAGCCATTCTTCATACTCAACACAAATTGTGTGCAACGGTTGCGGTGAGGCATATCCTCCAAAGCCCAATGTACCCCAGCCACCAAATCCGTTTGTTATGTTTATgcagtttatgcaattttgcaTGAGTCAATACACTGATTTCAATAATCCCGAAATGTTCCAACCAATTCCCGGGCCAGCTCCAGTACAAGGATGTACCAAATCGGTTGAAATTACCAGGCAAGATATTGCTGAAAGCACTAAACGCCAACGCAAAAAGTCTAAATCgaaggcaaaaaataaaaagaagaggaaATCCGAAAAGAGTAGTGATTCTGATTCAGATTCTGATTCCAGTGCGAAAGAACAGGTTTCAGTTAAGAAACGCAAAGAAATGGATACTCAATCGATGACATCACAAccgcagcaacaacaacaacccatGCCACATTTTCCAATGGGAATGTTCCCGAGTAATGTACCATTTGGTAGTGGATTCAATAGTCCTGGATATAATCCTATGTTGGCATTCACCCAGATGATGAGCGGCATGAATTCGTCAGCGATGAATTTTCAAcgatag